The genomic window TCATCTCGCGCCACAAAGCGCCCCTGGCGCGAACTTGCCCGCTTAAGCGGCGAGATTGACGAGCTGTTGTGTGGATGCGGCCAGGAGTGCATTGAGCGCGGTGGTTAATATTTGGCCTGAGGAAGTGAGAAGATAACGGCGCTGGTTGGGCATTTTGCGGATGAGGCCGTGCTCGCGCATAAGGCGCAAATGGCGGCTGATGCGGGCGGAAAGCTGTTTTTCGGATCCGCCCTTGGCCCAGGGGGTAAGGCGGAGTATTTGACGCAGGTCTTTATTGGTCAGGCCGGAGACGGCAAACTTCGGATCGGACAAGGCCTGAAGGAATTCCCGGTCTTTGCCGGTTATTTCCAGGGAGCGGATACGGCGGGAGTTTTGAAGGCGTGGTTTTGAGAGAGCATCAAGGATTTGGCGGAAGGGTTGCGTGTCTTTAACGGCGCCCCACAATTGGGCACACCGTGCGCTCCAACCCCGCGCCGGAACACCTCAAGCAGATTATCGGCCGTCTGGCTGCGGAATAATTCCAGCGCCGTGATGTACCGGGAATGATCGTCAATAAACCCGATCAGATAGGCATACCCCCCAGGACCCAGCCATTCCGGCGGACGGACCGCTTCCCCGCCAAGCTTGAAGGGGAAGATATCACTCTGCCACATCTGATTGGGCGTCGCGCGCTCGAAAAAGCGCGGCTTCGATGGATTGGATGGAGTCTTCTTTTTCCGGGGCTTGATGAGTTTTGCGCGATGCAGCGTTTTCCGCACCGTCTCCGGGCTTGTCGGCAGGTGAAATATCCGCCGTAATGTTTGCGAGATGCGCTTGATCCCGAAGGCCGGATGTTTGCGCTTGAGCGCCATTATCTCCGCGCGGATCAATGCTCGTGAATCTGGCTTGCCAGACGCAACGGGCTGCTTGTCTCCACCTCTCC from Kiritimatiellia bacterium includes these protein-coding regions:
- a CDS encoding helix-turn-helix domain-containing protein; its protein translation is MKSGKKVGWSKAGRKGEETKGKRPPGGRGGRGAAGQNDAGAIESISSGGHKHSQKYELKRRAVQLCLEESVPVKVVAREVGVSRWTIFEWGRQYRKNGEEGLQPRRGGDKQPVASGKPDSRALIRAEIMALKRKHPAFGIKRISQTLRRIFHLPTSPETVRKTLHRAKLIKPRKKKTPSNPSKPRFFERATPNQMWQSDIFPFKLGGEAVRPPEWLGPGGYAYLIGFIDDHSRYITALELFRSQTADNLLEVFRRGVGAHGVPNCGAPLKTRNPSAKSLMLSQNHAFKTPAVSAPWK